In Exiguobacterium acetylicum, the genomic stretch GATGACCGTTCCTTTGTAGTTATAACTACCCGATTTATACATCTCATTCGGACGGAACACTCCCGCATCAATCGCTGCTGCGAGCGTAAAGATTTTCATCGTCGAACCTGGCTCGAATCGTGACGAGACGGCAAAATTCGTGAAATCTTTCATATCACGCAAATTCGGGTTGAACGATGGGCGATCCGCCATGGCGAGGATTTCACCAGTCTTCGCATCCATGACAATACCTGTCGCATTTTTCGGTTTGTACGTGTTGTACATTTTTTGCATCTCTTTTTCAAGCGACTGTTGGATTCGATGATCAATCGTCAAATAGAGATTCGATCCATCCTTCGGTTCGTTCGAGACACGTGACGCACCTTGAATCAACGGATTACCGCTACGATCCTTTTCAAAGACACGGGCTCCGTAAGATTCACTTAAAGCATTATCATACTGCTTCTCGATTCCCATCTGACCTTGTAAAGCGACCCGACCATTTTCCTCGGTGATCTTTTGAACGAACCCTAGTGTATCAGACAAGAAGATGCCGTTCGGATAGTATCGTTTCGGCTCTTCAATCATCCGGATTCCAGGAAGCTTCAGATTGTCGATTTTCTCTTTTTGATCAAGCGTCAAATCATTTCCTTTTTTTCCGAACTCAATTTGAGAACGGTCTTTGTTCTCAATCAGATAGGTCTCCAGTTCCTTCGTCGTCATCCCAAGAATCGGCGCAAGACCCTCAGCCGTCTTTTTAAAATCGACGATCGTCTCATCTGGATCTTTGACACCACCCAGTCGATAAACGCCAATCAGATGATAGGATGGAACGTTGATCGCAATCGGGGAACCGAGACGGTCGAAAATCTCGCCACGTTCTGCTCCAAGCGTTTCTTGAGACTCCCATCGTTTCTTTTCCGCGTATGCAATCATATCTTCACCATGGAACTGTTTTGTCGTTGCTAAATACAAAAATCGGCCAATGAACACAAAAAAGAGAGTAGCAAATATCACCATGATAAAGGCTACTCTCCAACGGGATTTTTTCAGTGGATTCATTTAGGAATCACCTTGATGTTCCCTTTACGCATATCAAGACCCTGTTCTTTTGCAATCTTATAAATCCGTTCCGGAGAGCTTAAGTTCGTGACCTCTAGTTGTAAACGTTCGTTTTCTTTTTTGAGTGATTGTGTGACTTGGTTCTCTTTCGCTAAATCACGGCTCACATTATACGCTTGGTTATGCGTACTGATCGTCAAACTCCCAAATAACACAAGACCACCAATCATCGCGCTGTATAAGAATTTTTCAAAGGGATACAAGCGATACTTCGGACGGACAGCGACGCGACGCGCGATATCTTCCGTCTTTCGTGGTTCCTGAACAGGTTGTTGACGAACGGGTTGAACCGTTTGGACCGATTTACGAAGTGGTTCTGCCATTGGAATGCTCCTCTCAAGTTTCTTTCATTTTTTCAGCAACTCGTAATTTTGCCGATCGGGCGCGACGGTTATCATCGAGCTCTTCAACACCAGCCGTAATCGGCTTGCGTGTGACGAGTCGGAGTTCCGGCTCCATTTCGACGGGAATCATCGGTAACCCCGGTGGCAGCTCGGGCAGTGATGATTTTTCTTTAATTGCTTGTTTACACATGCGATCTTCAAGTGAATGGAACGTAATGACACATAGACGTCCACCGACCCGTAATAAATCAATGGCTTGGTGTACTGCACGGTCAAAGACATTCAGTTCATCATTGACGGCGATCCGGATTGCTTGGAATGTCCGTTTCGCAGGGTGACCACCTTTACGTCGTGCTGGTGCCGGAATCGCATCCTTGATCAATTCGACGAGTTCGAACGTCGTCTCAATCGGTCGCTCTTCCCGCGCTTTTTCGATTTTGCGCGCAATCTGTTTCGAGAATTTCTCTTCCCCGTATGTAAAGAAGATACGTACGAGATCATTGTACGACCACTCATTGACGACTTCGTAAGCAGAAAGTGGAGAAGATTGATCCATGCGCATGTCGAGACGTGCGTCGTGATTGTAACTAAATCCCCGTTCCCCTTCGTCTAATTGTGGTGAAGAGACACCGAGATCGAATAAGATGCCGTCCACTTTCTCGACGCCATGTGCTGCTAATTGCTCTTTCAGATAAGCAAAATTACTCTTTATTAAAGTAAAGCGACCTTCATACGCCGCGAGACGTTCTACTGCATGAGCGAGGGCGACATCATCTTGATCAAATGCGTATAGATGACCTGTCGTCAATTGCTTGACGATCTCTTCGCTGTGTCCTGCTCCACCTAATGTACAATCGACGTAAATACCGTCGGGTTTAATCGCGAGTCCTTCGATCGACTCCCATTTCAATACTGTTTCATGCTCAAACATGTCCTGCCTCACCTTTCACTGTCCTTGAAGGACGTTACTCTTTTTCAATGTATCACATTCTCTCGTGAAAACGTTACGAAAATGAGACAGTTTCCTTGATTTATTTAACTTTTGTGTAATTTTCGCTAAAAAAACGAAAAAACCTGCTAGTTTCAGCAGGTTTAGAGGAAAATCTTCAGTTGATCACTCGTATTCGCTTCATAGGCTGTTCTTAAGTCCCGCACAAAATCAAGACCATGGTGATTTAACCACGGTAGGACAGAATGAATCCGCTCTTGTGGCGCTCCATCAGGAAGGAGATGGTAAGCCGTCTCTTTATATTGCCGTGTTTGTCGATCGAACTGACGTCGATCTTCTGCCAGTAGACTAGCAACTGCTTGATCGAGCTGTTTCTTGACCTTCTCACTCTTACTCGATGTCCGCAGTAGATCCTGTTCGAGCGAGAGGAATTCAGAGACAAAACTGTCTTTTAACATTGCTGCCGTCTGCATACGTCCTGTCATTTTCTCTTCTGAATAGAGCGGAATCGGAACGCCTGACCGGACGATTTCTTCGAGCGACACCTCGAGTTTAGCAAGACGTTTTTCATCGCTACGACGCACGAGTAACCCACCCATGCGGGGAATCAATAACGGCATCGTCCAATTCAGATGATGAAAGAGCGGTCGTAAGCGTGTCCAGTATGCTAACTCCCCCGGACCCCCGATATAGGCAAGCGTCGGGAACAGATAATCCTGCATCAATGGACGGGTGACGACACTGTTGGAGAAACGTTCCGGACTGGCGTACAGCAACGCGATCAGTTCAAGCTCCGTATATTGCTTTCCTTGTTTCGTCTCGAATCCGTCTGCTGTCGGATACAGCAACTGACGACCGTGATCATCGACGAAAAGATGCGCCGCTTCCTCGTTCAAGAATGTATCCGGTAACTCTTGCGTCTGTGAAATACCATCCGTCAATGCTCGTCTAAATTCCGCATTGTCTTGAATCAACCGTTCAAAGAACGGAATCTCGAGTTCACGGACAGAATGTGTATCCGCATCAAAGAAGACGACATCAAAATCGATCAATTCACCAATCAATTCTGAGAAAAACATCCCATACGATGTACACTCTTCAACGAGTTTCTTCAGGCGCGCAACTAATTGTTTCGTATGCACCGTTTCTGGCATTGCTCGGAATGCCTCTTCGATGATTTCAAGAAGTGCTACTTGATCAAAAGAGAGTCGACTGACCGAGCGGGCAATCGATTCTGAAGGTGTGACAGCGACTTTACGCGTTTGATAATCCGCTGTCGGAACGTAAACATGGTTAATCTCATCAAAATCGTGATCTTCGGTCGCGAGCCAAAAAATCGGAACGACAGGTCGCCCAAGTGTCGTCTCCGCCTGCTGCGCGACCTTCAGACAGGTCAACAATTTATAGATTGCATATAATGGTCCGCCGAAGATACCTGTTTGTTGTCCTGTAATGACAACTTGAGCTTCACCCGTACGAAGCTTCGCGACACGTTCCCGCAAACGCTCCGTCATGTTCGGATTTTGGCGTTCAAGTTCGTCAGTCAGTGCCGCAAGATGCGGATAGTGACGTTCTTCAAGCAAACGGCTCCTCGACGCTAAACCACTCTCTCCAAGGTGGTCGACATATGTTAAGAATTCTTCTCGTGAAGCACGATGCATCAACGAGTTATCATCGTATAAGGCTTCAAATGGTTGTACCTTCAAACAAAATCCCTTCTTTCTTACCTAACTGGTCAGCTGATGAACAGTTGACGAATACCGAGTACGAACAGTATGAAATGGACGGGTAATGCCAGCAAGATGATGATCCGCCAACTGTGGCGAATCATTTGTCTCAAATCAACATCAAGTTGACGAATTCGTTGCCAGAGTGCATTCAACGCAAACACCAACAACACGACGATGACGATCCACCCTAAGTAATTTGTTCCGGTCAAGGCAATCAATGCAACATGAATCGCATACAGAACGATGAATGTTCCAAAGTCGAGTGCAAATCGAACGGCCTTCCCATGTTTCCGAAATAGAAGTAGAAAGACGAGATACAACGCAATCAGGCTGAATAAAGGAAAAATGATGAAGACTGTCACTGCGGACCCTCCCTCTGTTTGATCTGTTCATAATAAAAAGATAAACGTGGCGTCGCAGTCGTCGCCTGACGTAATGCGTATCCAAGTATCGGCTCTACTTCCGTTCGTCGTCCGTACTCAAAATCTCGTAACATCGAAGAACGATTTTTGCTCGTATTCTTCATGATCCGCTCGATCTCGGAATAAGTAATGTCATGGTGCGGGAAGATCGTCCGCATTTCGTCGAATAATTGACGGGCTTCTTCTCGATAAGGCATCTCTAGTAAGGATCCATTCTCAACACCGTAATAAGCCGTCACTGGATTGATGACGACGTTGATGAACAACTTCGTCAATAGGACAGCTTCCATATCTGACTCGAATTCAAAGCACAGCTGCCTTGACGACAAGTTCGCTACCTCTTGATTCCCGTAGCGGATACGTCCTTTTCCAGTATGCTGGACTTCAAACGGTGCAGTACGCATGGCACCATGTTCGACGACACCAAATAAGACATGCGGCAATTGCTCTTTCCATTTCAAATGATCCATTCCATTTTGCAGGAACATGACGGGACACGTCAGCCGCTTAAGGAATGGAATCACACTTTTTATATCATACGACTTTGTCGCGACAAACACCAAGTCTTCTGACTCGAGCCGATCAATCTTCCGGATCCGTACGAGACGACTCGCTTGTCCATCGCGAATGATTGGTCGTTCCTCTTCTTGTTCTTGTCGCACATAAAGCGTGACTGCATGCTCTTCCGATAAATAAGAGGCAAGCAACAACCCGATGGCACCCGCGCCAATGATTCCAACATTCATCTGTTCATGTCCCCTTTCATGAAAAAAGCGACCTTAAAACCGATTTCTCGATTCGAAGGTCGCTTTTATACCGATCAATCAGCTTATTTGCTGACGATTTCTTTACCTTTGTACGAGCCACATGCTTTACAAACGCGGTGTGAAAGTTTCATTTCACCACAGTTTGGGCACTCGACCATACCTGGTACACGGAGTTTGAAATGAGTACGGCGAAGACGTTTGCGTGTTTTCGACGTTCTGCGGAATGGTACTGCCATCGTTGTCCACCTCCTTGAAAAAATACACTCGCCTTTACTTCAGAAATCAGGAATCCTGATCTTTTTTAAAGAACTGAGCGAGACCCGCGAGTCGCGGATCGATTTTTGGTTCGGTTTCCTCTGGATCTTCTTCAGAAAGAATCGTCCAGCCTTCCCCCTCAACCAACTGATTCTCTTCATCATCCCCATGCACTTGCACTGGCACATGAAGTAAAATCAATTCTTGCACGAGCGGTCGAAGATCGACCGTATTCCCGATCGGCACGTTGATGTCATCTGCTTCGTTCGAAACAGCATCGACCTCGAGCAGGAATGGCTCGATGGATTCAATCTCGAATGGATAAGCGACGTCATTTAGCGTCCGGGCATCCGGAAGCGTCATTTCGCCGGTAATCCGAAGATTGAATATTAATTGATTCGATGTAAACGATGCATTTGCACGAACGTGCACAGGTTGCACCGCCCGGATATCCGGATGGAGGGCGACTAGCTCATTGAGCTCGATCGTCTCGTTAACCTGAAGTTGACCCAGATTGCGCAATTTATTCAATTGCATCAGGGACCATTTCATCCGAATCACCTCAATTGCAACAATATGAATTATAGAGAGGACATCTTGTTTTGTCAATGTTTTTTCTTTACACTGAAATCGCTAGAGAACGAACACTTTTGGACGTCTTTATCCATATTACCGCACTTAATTCGGTTTGCAAAGGAGAAAGTTTTCATGAGGATGACAGCTATCATTTCAGAGTACAATCCGTTTCATAACGGACACTATTATCAAGCGACGACAGCACGACGGGAAACGGATGCCGACGTCATCGTCGCCATCATGAGCGGGACGTTCATGCAGCGTGGTGAGCCCGCCTTTACGGATAAATGGACACGTGCTCAGGCAGCCGTCGCGAGCGGTGCCATCGATCTCGTTCTTGAACTTCCCTTCTATTTTGCTGTCCAGCGTGCTGATCGCTTTGCACTCGGTGGTGTAACGATTGCCGAGACAATCGGCTGTCAGTCGCTTTCGTTTGGAAGCGAGTGCGGAGATATCGAACCTTTTCTCCATGCAGCAGCGGAACAGATCGAAGAGACCCCTGCATACAAGCAAGCGTTACACGATGGATTATCAGCGGGCCTCTCTTCTGCTCACGCCGCCAGTCAAGCATTCAGGAGCGTCTCAAGGACGCTTGATTTGACACAACCGAACAATACGCTTGGCTATTATTACGCTCGCGCCGCAAATACCCTGTCGCTTCATACGACGAAACGGATTGGAAGTGGCTACCACGACTTATCCACCGGGGACATCATGAGCGCCACCGCGATACGCGCCCATCATCAGACACACGGTCAGCTGCTCGCACTTCCTGAACAGACGGAAGACGTCTTAGCAAGCGCCTCTTTCGCCAACTTCTCGCATTATTATCCGTGGATTCGACAACGTCTACTAACGACTCCAGTAGCCGAGTTGATGCGAATCGCTGGGATCGACGCTTCGTTAGCACCACGACTCATCGAAGGGG encodes the following:
- the ftsL gene encoding cell division protein FtsL, producing MAEPLRKSVQTVQPVRQQPVQEPRKTEDIARRVAVRPKYRLYPFEKFLYSAMIGGLVLFGSLTISTHNQAYNVSRDLAKENQVTQSLKKENERLQLEVTNLSSPERIYKIAKEQGLDMRKGNIKVIPK
- a CDS encoding YceD family protein, with amino-acid sequence MKWSLMQLNKLRNLGQLQVNETIELNELVALHPDIRAVQPVHVRANASFTSNQLIFNLRITGEMTLPDARTLNDVAYPFEIESIEPFLLEVDAVSNEADDINVPIGNTVDLRPLVQELILLHVPVQVHGDDEENQLVEGEGWTILSEEDPEETEPKIDPRLAGLAQFFKKDQDS
- a CDS encoding ketopantoate reductase family protein, with translation MNVGIIGAGAIGLLLASYLSEEHAVTLYVRQEQEEERPIIRDGQASRLVRIRKIDRLESEDLVFVATKSYDIKSVIPFLKRLTCPVMFLQNGMDHLKWKEQLPHVLFGVVEHGAMRTAPFEVQHTGKGRIRYGNQEVANLSSRQLCFEFESDMEAVLLTKLFINVVINPVTAYYGVENGSLLEMPYREEARQLFDEMRTIFPHHDITYSEIERIMKNTSKNRSSMLRDFEYGRRTEVEPILGYALRQATTATPRLSFYYEQIKQREGPQ
- the bshC gene encoding bacillithiol biosynthesis cysteine-adding enzyme BshC translates to MKVQPFEALYDDNSLMHRASREEFLTYVDHLGESGLASRSRLLEERHYPHLAALTDELERQNPNMTERLRERVAKLRTGEAQVVITGQQTGIFGGPLYAIYKLLTCLKVAQQAETTLGRPVVPIFWLATEDHDFDEINHVYVPTADYQTRKVAVTPSESIARSVSRLSFDQVALLEIIEEAFRAMPETVHTKQLVARLKKLVEECTSYGMFFSELIGELIDFDVVFFDADTHSVRELEIPFFERLIQDNAEFRRALTDGISQTQELPDTFLNEEAAHLFVDDHGRQLLYPTADGFETKQGKQYTELELIALLYASPERFSNSVVTRPLMQDYLFPTLAYIGGPGELAYWTRLRPLFHHLNWTMPLLIPRMGGLLVRRSDEKRLAKLEVSLEEIVRSGVPIPLYSEEKMTGRMQTAAMLKDSFVSEFLSLEQDLLRTSSKSEKVKKQLDQAVASLLAEDRRQFDRQTRQYKETAYHLLPDGAPQERIHSVLPWLNHHGLDFVRDLRTAYEANTSDQLKIFL
- the rsmH gene encoding 16S rRNA (cytosine(1402)-N(4))-methyltransferase RsmH, coding for MFEHETVLKWESIEGLAIKPDGIYVDCTLGGAGHSEEIVKQLTTGHLYAFDQDDVALAHAVERLAAYEGRFTLIKSNFAYLKEQLAAHGVEKVDGILFDLGVSSPQLDEGERGFSYNHDARLDMRMDQSSPLSAYEVVNEWSYNDLVRIFFTYGEEKFSKQIARKIEKAREERPIETTFELVELIKDAIPAPARRKGGHPAKRTFQAIRIAVNDELNVFDRAVHQAIDLLRVGGRLCVITFHSLEDRMCKQAIKEKSSLPELPPGLPMIPVEMEPELRLVTRKPITAGVEELDDNRRARSAKLRVAEKMKET
- a CDS encoding tRNA(Met) cytidine acetate ligase produces the protein MRMTAIISEYNPFHNGHYYQATTARRETDADVIVAIMSGTFMQRGEPAFTDKWTRAQAAVASGAIDLVLELPFYFAVQRADRFALGGVTIAETIGCQSLSFGSECGDIEPFLHAAAEQIEETPAYKQALHDGLSAGLSSAHAASQAFRSVSRTLDLTQPNNTLGYYYARAANTLSLHTTKRIGSGYHDLSTGDIMSATAIRAHHQTHGQLLALPEQTEDVLASASFANFSHYYPWIRQRLLTTPVAELMRIAGIDASLAPRLIEGAKQATTFETFLNHVKTRRYTRTSLQRALIYLLTSTTAEEVARIDYDHIDFVRPLAFSERGRQALKSIKTRTTVFSTFTSHPWLTKESQVTAAYALPLARYDALLEHRRFPYFAGSSSK
- the rpmF gene encoding 50S ribosomal protein L32 — its product is MAVPFRRTSKTRKRLRRTHFKLRVPGMVECPNCGEMKLSHRVCKACGSYKGKEIVSK
- a CDS encoding DUF3397 domain-containing protein — translated: MTVFIIFPLFSLIALYLVFLLLFRKHGKAVRFALDFGTFIVLYAIHVALIALTGTNYLGWIVIVVLLVFALNALWQRIRQLDVDLRQMIRHSWRIIILLALPVHFILFVLGIRQLFIS